A single region of the Epinephelus fuscoguttatus linkage group LG14, E.fuscoguttatus.final_Chr_v1 genome encodes:
- the ccdc28b gene encoding coiled-coil domain-containing protein 28B isoform X1, with product MEDKRKKRSPKVSLPQPPPPPINPRKLSVLPASKSATFSLGLPQPPSPKNRGKFKRSIGAPGQPKEVFTAVVAPPKTASRPHKEKPRAPQPAGPSKVVQSSPLQHSFLTDVSDVREMEGGLLNLLNDFHSGKLQAFGKVCSFEQLEHVREMQEKLARLHFSLDSHVEELSEDQRKCASDHNLEHLLCNLEELSTSIQKLHLAENQDLPKTPGP from the exons ATGGAGGACAAACGCAAGAAGCGGAGCCCAAAGGTGTCTCTCCcgcagcctcctcctccccccatcAACCCCCGCAAACTCTCCGTCCTGCCTGCCAGCAAAAGTGCCACCTTCTCTCTCGGCCTGCCGCAGCCCCCCTCCCCCAAGAACAGAGGCAAATTCAAGAGGTCGATAGGAGCGCCAGGGCAGCCCAAAGAGGTGTTTACAGCCGTCGTAGCTCCACCAAAGACCGCCAG CAGGCCCCACAAGGAGAAGCCCAGGGCCCCCCAGCCTGCCGGACCCAGTAAAGTAGTCCAGTCTTCCCCCCTGCAGCACTCCTTTCTCACAGATGTCTCAGACGTGAGAGAGATGGAAGGAGGCCTCCTCAACCTCCTCAATGACTTTCACTCAGGCAAACTACAGGCTTTCG GTAAGGTTTGCTCCTTTGAGCAACTGGAGCATGTGCGTGAAATGCAGGAGAAGCTGGCCCGACTGCACTTCAGCCTCGACAGCCACGTGGAGGAGCTTTCAGAGGACCAGAGGAAGTGTGCCTCCGACCACAACCTGGAACACCTGCTGTGTAAC CTGGAGGAGCTCAGCACATCAAT ACAAAAGCTCCACTTGGCTGAGAACCAGGACCTGCCCAAGACACCTGGTCCCTGA
- the tmem39b gene encoding transmembrane protein 39B — MAGGRRGANRTTYCRPPLSSEPGSVSNGNHSTSSPVTGVRSRTRNGSGTCMSSPPLAAQTVVPLKHCKIPELSVDRNVLFELHLFFCHLIALFVHYVNIYKTVWWYPPSHPPSHTSLNFHLIDYNMLVFTIIILARRLIAAIVKEASQSGKLSFPHSIFLVMARFAVLTLTGWSLCRSLIYLFRTYSVLSLLFLCYPFGMYIPFFRLSCDFRRAGPLSPIASIGSKEVGSVGRGRDYLTVLKETWKQHTSQLYSVQAMPTHACCLSPDLIRKEVEYLKMDFNWRMKEVLVSSMLSAYYVAFVPVWFVKSTQYVDKRWSCELFILVSVSTSVILMRHLLPPRYCDLLHKAAAHLGCWQKVDPSLCSNVLQHIWTEEYMWPQGVLVKHNKNVYKAMGHYNVAVPSDVSHYRFYFFFNKPLRILNILIILEGAMIFYQLYSLICSEKWHQTISLALILFSNYYAFFKLLRDRIVLGKAYSYSNSSSDQKVS; from the exons ATGGCTGGTGGAAGGAGAGGAGCGAACCGTACCACGTACTGCAGACCTCCACTAAGCAGTGAACCAGGCTCGGTCAGCAATGGGAACCACTCGACCAGCTCCCCGGTCACAGGGGTGCGATCTCGTACGAG gAATGGTTCGGGCACATGCATGTCCAGCCCCCCACTGGCTGCGCAGACGGTGGTTCCTCTAAAGCACTGTAAGATCCCCGAGTTATCCGTGGATCGTAACGTGCTGTTCGAGCTCCATCTTTTCTTCTGCCACCTCATCGCCCTCTTTGTCCATTATGTCAACATCTACAAGACCGTGTGGTGGTACCCTCCATCACaccctccctcacacacatcaCTG aaCTTTCACCTTATTGATTATAACATGCTGGTGTTTACAATCATCATACTGGCAAGGAGGTTAATCGCAGCAATTGTTAAAGAG gCATCACAGAGTGGGAAACTATCCTTCCCTCATTCGATCTTTCTCGTGATGGCTCGGTTTGCTGTGCTGACGCTGACAGGCTGGAGCCTGTGCCGCTCCCTCATTTACCTGTTCAGAACATATTCAGTCCtcagcctcctcttcctctgctacCC ATTCGGTATGTATATCCCTTTCTTCCGGCTGAGCTGTGACTTCCGGCGAGCTGGCCCACTCTCCCCCATCGCCAGCATCGGCTCCAAGGAGGTGGGCAGCGTGGGCCGGGGCAGGGACTACTTGACTGTGCTGAAGGAGACATGGAAGCAGCACACCAGCCAGCTGTACAGCGTCCAGGCCATGCCAACGCACGCCTGCTGCCTCTCCCCAGATCTCATCCGTAAGGAGGTAGAGTACCTGAAGATGGACTTCAACTGGAGGATGAAGGAGGTGCTGGTCAGCTCGATGCTCAGTGCTTATTATGTGGCCTTTGTACCCGTCTGGTTTGTCAAG AGTACGCAGTATGTGGACAAGCGTTGGTCCTGTGAGCTGTTCATCCTGGTGTCAGTCAGTACGTCAGTCATCCTCATGAGGCACTTGCTGCCACCTCGATATTGTGACCTGCTCCATAAAGCTGCAGCTCACCTGGGCTGCTGGCAGAAAGTAGACCCCTCGCTCTGCTCCAATGTTCTTCAGCACAT ATGGACAGAAGAATATATGTGGCCACAGGGAGTCCTGGTTAAACATAATAAGAACGTGTACAAGGCCATGGGTCACTACAATGTGGCAGTTCCATCAGATGTGTCCCATTATCGCTTCTAT TTCTTCTTCAACAAGCCTTTACGAATATTGAACATACTCATCATCCTGGAAGGTGCCATGATATTTTACCAGCTCTACTCGTTGATATGCTCAGAAAAGTGGCATCAGACGATATCACTGGCTCTGATTCTCTTCAGCAACTACTATGCTTTCTTCAAGCTTCTCAGAGACAGAATAGTCCTCGGAAAGGCATATTCTTACTCAAACAGCTCGTCAGACCAGAAAGTCAGTTAG
- the ccdc28b gene encoding coiled-coil domain-containing protein 28B isoform X2, translating to MEDKRKKRSPKVSLPQPPPPPINPRKLSVLPASKSATFSLGLPQPPSPKNRGKFKRSIGAPGQPKEVFTAVVAPPKTARPHKEKPRAPQPAGPSKVVQSSPLQHSFLTDVSDVREMEGGLLNLLNDFHSGKLQAFGKVCSFEQLEHVREMQEKLARLHFSLDSHVEELSEDQRKCASDHNLEHLLCNLEELSTSIQKLHLAENQDLPKTPGP from the exons ATGGAGGACAAACGCAAGAAGCGGAGCCCAAAGGTGTCTCTCCcgcagcctcctcctccccccatcAACCCCCGCAAACTCTCCGTCCTGCCTGCCAGCAAAAGTGCCACCTTCTCTCTCGGCCTGCCGCAGCCCCCCTCCCCCAAGAACAGAGGCAAATTCAAGAGGTCGATAGGAGCGCCAGGGCAGCCCAAAGAGGTGTTTACAGCCGTCGTAGCTCCACCAAAGACCGCCAG GCCCCACAAGGAGAAGCCCAGGGCCCCCCAGCCTGCCGGACCCAGTAAAGTAGTCCAGTCTTCCCCCCTGCAGCACTCCTTTCTCACAGATGTCTCAGACGTGAGAGAGATGGAAGGAGGCCTCCTCAACCTCCTCAATGACTTTCACTCAGGCAAACTACAGGCTTTCG GTAAGGTTTGCTCCTTTGAGCAACTGGAGCATGTGCGTGAAATGCAGGAGAAGCTGGCCCGACTGCACTTCAGCCTCGACAGCCACGTGGAGGAGCTTTCAGAGGACCAGAGGAAGTGTGCCTCCGACCACAACCTGGAACACCTGCTGTGTAAC CTGGAGGAGCTCAGCACATCAAT ACAAAAGCTCCACTTGGCTGAGAACCAGGACCTGCCCAAGACACCTGGTCCCTGA